A genomic window from Cyprinus carpio isolate SPL01 chromosome B9, ASM1834038v1, whole genome shotgun sequence includes:
- the znf148 gene encoding zinc finger protein 148, protein MNIDDKLEGMLMKCSPVGLHHSSRGLGPSRVDGRGRRGSLDMTLGERSLANHPLLAEDDDDDEDDDEDLAGGGLSSHDLISQDDLMVHEETVKNDGQDEAAFSQRISHKLHYTLSMPVTIKQEMKVPDSLILNKKEKKPGRDPSDCHKKKKRKQRSPAKILTINEDGSLGHQNPKSHVCEHCNAAFRTNYHLQRHLFIHTGEKPFQCNQCDMRFIQKYLLQRHEKIHTGEKPFRCDECGMKFIQKYHMERHKRTHSGEKPYQCDYCHQFFSRTDRVLKHRRMCHENKDRKVQKAAAKDGPLRTSESLGFSFPTKECTLPKKKRQKTSDKSRVALTSPTVDKVVEAGNEEKTEDQLAKSECLPLYTVATKVKDEYVVTDYSVELPDSPPGNRHLAGEESNDEIISPPKLVLKKIASRRGLKQQALEQPQSLSPLSSFEESKVTRYTFEIVDNKGLLDVETNPDMDSVDALQGGQTKPTGSSTNYDDAMQFLKKKRYLQAAAANTGRDYALNVSSIVSQPSVTQAAVASVIDETVPATILSETQTLNVEIKSSNEKNVLPDEVLQTLLDHYSNKANGQAEISFSVADTEVTSSISINSSDESSPTETLGTSSQAPPAEKASLLQEYSKFLQQALERTSQNDTYLNNQSLTFVNDSASLAGQPLFSTEKQFTSPSRFRPSMNSPLRSTLEKPNFSLLVDSQHSFSFSGDETNPSSVSPTEDFLDQVTSPKKTDAQSISQTFQIASFDQNFRSQFPSSRAGISSQFSIASGQVSLRGHGGTDFPEFSLVSETRTQLTSSPDATSSQTFG, encoded by the exons ATGAACATTGATGACAAGCTGGAGGGGATGCTTATGAAATGTAGCCCTGTGGGGCTTCACCACTCATCCAGAGGTCTGGGACCCTCAAGGGTGGacggaagaggaagaagaggcagTTTGGATATGACACTTGGGGAACGGAGCTTGGCTAATCATCCCCTTTTGGCTgaggatgatgacgatgatgaagatgatgacgaAGACCTGGCTGGTGGAGGCCTGAGCTCACATGATCTGATATCCCAGGATGACCTGATGGTCCACGAGGAGACGGTGAAAAACGATGGACAGGATGAAGCAGCTTTCTCACAGCGGATCTCCCATAAACTACACTATACACTCAGTATGCCA GTAACTATAAAGCAGGAGATGAAAGTGCCAGACTCATTGATTCTGAATAAAAAGGAGAAGAAACCAGGGAGGGACCCATCTGACTGtcacaaaaagaagaagagaaagcagCGCTCGCCTGCAAAG ATTCTCACTATTAATGAAGACGGCTCCCTTGGGCACCAGAACCCAAAATCTCATGTCTGTGAGCACTGCAATGCTGCTTTTCGGACAAACTACCATTTACAAAGACATCTCTTCATTCACACAG GTGAAAAGCCTTTTCAGTGCAATCAGTGTGACATGCGCTTTATTCAGAAGTACCTGCTTCAGAGACATGAGAAGATCCACACAG GTGAAAAACCTTTTCGCTGTGATGAGTGTGGAAtgaaatttattcagaaataccACATGGAGAGACATAAGAGGACACACAGTGGGGAAAAGCCTTACCAGTGTGACTATTGCCATCAG TTTTTTTCCAGAACTGACAGAGTACTAAAGCACAGACGAATGTGCCATGAGAATAAGGACAGGAAGGTGCAAAAAGCAGCTGCCAAAGATGGGCCTCTTCGCACCTCAGAGAGCTTGGGCTTCTCTTTTCCTACCAAGGAATGCACGCTTCCCAAGAAGAAACGTCAGAAGACCTCTGATAAAAGTCGGGTTGCGCTTACAAGTCCAACTGTTGACAAAGTGGTTGAAGCTGGTAACGAGGAGAAGACGGAAGACCAACTGGCCAAAAGTGAGTGTCTTCCTCTTTACACTGTAGCCACCAAGGTCAAGGATGAGTATGTTGTGACAGATTATTCGGTTGAGCTCCCTGATTCCCCGCCTGGCAACAGGCATCTCGCAGGGGAGGAGTCTAATGACGAGATCATCAGTCCTCCAAAACTAGTACTGAAGAAAATTGCCAGCAGAAGAGGTTTGAAACAGCAAGCCCTAGAACAGCCCCAGAGCCTCTCACCCTTGTCGTCATTTGAAGAGAGCAAAGTAACGAGATACACCTTTGAAATTGTGGACAACAAAGGTCTCTTGGATGTCGAGACCAATCCTGACATGGATTCGGTTGACGCCCTACAAGGAGGGCAAACAAAACCGACTGGGAGCAGCACAAATTACGACGACGCAATGCAGTTTCTCAAGAAGAAGCGATACCTTCAGGCGGCCGCGGCAAACACTGGTCGAGACTATGCGCTTAACGTGAGCAGCATCGTGTCGCAGCCTTCTGTCACTCAGGCAGCTGTAGCGAGCGTCATCGATGAGACCGTTCCCGCCACGATCCTCTCTGAGACTCAGACGCTGAACGTGGAGATCAAGTCCAGTAACGAGAAGAACGTCCTTCCAGACGAGGTCCTGCAGACGCTTCTCGATCACTACTCCAATAAGGCCAATGGGCAAGCAGAGATTTCCTTCAGTGTGGCAGACACTGAGGTCACATCCAGCATCTCTATCAACTCTTCCGATGAGAGCAGCCCCACCGAGACTTTGGGAACCAGCTCACAAGCACCCCCGGCCGAGAAGGCCAGCCTTTTACAGGAGTACTCCAAGTTTCTCCAGCAAGCACTGGAAAGGACCAGTCAGAACGACACCTACCTGAACAACCAGAGTCTTACGTTTGTAAATGACAGTGCCAGTCTTGCTGGCCAGCCTTTGTTTTCCACGGAGAAGCAGTTCACCTCCCCATCCCGGTTCAGACCGAGCATGAACTCACCATTGAGATCCACTTTGGAGAAGCCTAATTTTAGCCTTTTAGTAGATTCCCAACACTCCTTCTCCTTTTCAGGTGACGAGACCAACCCTTCCTCAGTTTCGCCAACGGAGGACTTCCTCGACCAAGTGACCTCTCCCAAAAAAACAGATGCGCAAAGCATTAGTCAAACGTTTCAGATTGCTTCTTTTGATCAGAACTTTCGATCTCAGTTTCCAAGCTCACGAGCTGGGATATCCTCACAGTTTAGCATTGCCAGTGGACAAGTTAGCCTGAGGGGTCATGGAGGAACGGACTTCCCAGAGTTCTCTCTTGTTAGTGAAACAAGAACTCAACTAACTTCATCTCCAGATGCTACAAGCAGCCAAACCTTTGGCTAA
- the LOC109095760 gene encoding LOW QUALITY PROTEIN: solute carrier family 12 member 8 (The sequence of the model RefSeq protein was modified relative to this genomic sequence to represent the inferred CDS: inserted 2 bases in 1 codon) has translation MSPQVQELFHEDAQGSQSNAQPWWXVQLFVWEPVLFGTWDGVFTTCMINIFGVVLFLRTGWLVGNTGVLLGMLLVSMVVLVALVTVMSGVGVCECCSVGNGGVYSMVSTVLGGRVGGTVGLLYVFGQCVAGAMYITGFAESIAQVLNLQSMWVVRGISVAVLIGLLGINLAGVKWIIRLQLVLLAILAMSTLDFVIGTFSHLDPEHGFVGYTEDLLRKNTLPDYTAGETFFTVFGVFFPAATGVMAGFNMSSDLQRPEHNIPVGTLAAVCTSWFLYLVFVFLLGAICTRDVLRYDFLIAEKVSLVGFLFLLGLYISSLASCMGGLYGAPRILQCIAQERVIPALGFLGKGRGPNKTPVAAICLTSLISMAFIFIGQVNVLAPIVTINFMLTYSIIDYCYFCVVKTDELQVQQRTTLIRRSSSRRSLVSSTHPHYGSSGAISEPVNGTLLEFTKDMNQIFPLPSTDTADEQRVPLPASKTWGRKSKIPAKERLMNSFGLDLNSNGPLDKGKDEREPEQTFGLDDDTSSQIGLKEFDLTTEAKWKQSLPNSGPVELEQLPREQIDRNGSETNLEESEIRSIQGSRYARFCNHWVSLVGALCSFMIMFVIQWMYALVNITVALILFLYIGTTSPGLPTGAAARFSFFRWLKTSLRNLGRRDGALQDQIVVTPSLSAVGMETRQLTEENADFAFRDRYHHSSFITTTDKIVHPQSN, from the exons ATGAGTCCTCAAGTTCAAGAGTTATTCCATGAAGATGCACAG GGTTCCCAGAGTAATGCTCAGCCTTGGTG AGTGCAGCTCTTCGTCTGGGAACCTGTTCTTTTTGGCACCTGGGATGGAGTCTTTACTACCTGCATGATCAACATTTTTGGGGTGGTGCTCTTTTTACGGACCGGCTGGCTTGTG GGTAACACGGGTGTGTTGCTTGGTATGCTTTTGGTATCCATGGTGGTATTAGTTGCCTTGGTTACGGTGATGTCAGGCGttggagtgtgtgagtgttgcAGTGTGGGTAACGGTGGGGTCTACTCCATGGTCTCCACTGTGCTCGGAGGAAGGGTTGGAGGAACTGTAGGACTCTTATATGTGTTTGGACAG TGTGTGGCTGGAGCGATGTACATCACTGGTTTTGCCGAGTCCATTGCGCAGGTGCTGAACTTACAGAGCATGTGGGTGGTGAGGGGCATCTCAGTGGCCGTTCTGATTGGTCTGCTCGGGATTAACCTGGCCGGTGTAAAATGGATTATACGCCTTCAGTTGGTTCTACTGGCCATATTGGCTATGTCCACTCTGGATTTCGTCATCGGGACATTTAGTCATCTAGACCCAG AGCATGGATTTGTTGGCTATACAGAGGATCTGCTGCGTAAGAACACCCTGCCAGACTACACAGCTGGCGAGACTTTCTTTACCGTGTTTGGGGTTTTCTTTCCTGCGGCAACAG gtgtgatGGCGGGATTCAACATGAGCTCTGATCTCCAGAGGCCCGAGCACAACATCCCCGTGGGAACTCTCGCCGCAGTCTGCACCTC GTGGTTCCTGTATCTCGTCTTTGTGTTCTTACTGGGAGCCATTTGCACCAGAGATGTGCTGCGCTATGATTTCTTAATAGCGGAAAAG GTCTCCTTGGttggtttcctgtttttgctGGGCCTCTACATCTCCTCCCTGGCCTCCTGCATGGGCGGCCTGTACGGTGCACCCAGGATCCTCCAGTGTATCGCCCAGGAGAGAGTCATTCCGGCTCTCGGATTTCTTGGGAAAGGG CGAGGGCCCAATAAGACGCCTGTGGCTGCCATCTGTCTGACCAGCTTGATCTCCATGGCATTCATCTTTATCGGCCAGGTCAATGTACTGGCTCCAATCGTCACCATCAACTTCATGCTAACCTACAGCATAATTGATTATTGCTATTTCTGTGTGGTGAAAACCGACGAGCTGCAGGTCCAGCAAAGGACGACGCTGATCAGGAGGTCAAGCTCCAGAAGATCACTGGTGTCCAGCACTCATCCCCATTACGGCAGCAGTGGAGCCATCAGTGAACCTGTGAACGGCACACTGCTGGAGTTCACCAAAGACATGAACCAGATATTTCCATTGCCCAGCACGGACACCGCTGATGAACAGAGAGTTCCTCTTCCTGCCTCCAAGACCTGGGGCAGGAAGTCAAAGATTCCAGCTAAAGAAAGGCTGATGAACAGTTTTGGGTTGGACTTGAACAGCAATGGACCATTAGATAAAGGAAAAGATGAGAGGGAGCCGGAACAAACTTTTGGATTAGATGATGATACCAGCAGCCAGATAGGACTTAAGGAGTTTGACCTTACAACAGAAGCCAAGTGGAAACAGTCTTTGCCTAATTCTGGCCCAGTTGAACTTGAACAGCTCCCAAGAGAACAGATAGACAGAAATG GTTCAGAAACAAATCTTGAAGAATCAGAAATCAGATCAATCCAGGGTTCGCGCTATGCCAGATTTTGCAATCACTGGGTTTCGTTAGTTGGT gcATTGTGCTCCTTTATGATAATGTTTGTTATCCAGTGGATGTACGCCTTGGTTAACATTACAGTTGCCCTTATCCTCTTTCTCTACATTGGAACAACAAGCCCAGGTTTGCCAACAG GTGCAGCAGCTCGCTTCAGTTTCTTCAGGTGGCTCAAGACCTCACTGCGGAATTTGGGGAG GCGAGATGGGGCCCTTCAGGACCAGATTGTGGTGACACCCTCTTTGTCAGCTGTTGGCATGGAAACCAGGCAGCTAACAGAGGAAAATGCAGACTTTGCCTTCCGTGATCGTTACCACCACTCCTCCTTTATCACCACCACAGACAAGATTGTCCATCCTCAGTCCAACTGA